The following coding sequences lie in one Arachis stenosperma cultivar V10309 chromosome 5, arast.V10309.gnm1.PFL2, whole genome shotgun sequence genomic window:
- the LOC130981752 gene encoding pentatricopeptide repeat-containing protein At1g12620-like encodes MLYATRFRYSVRQIPNFVTLSTLPLSCSCSWTSLHFHSEPPSLREVDDAVDSFTRMLSMRRPPSIIQFTKILGSLAKTNHFPTAISLFQQLQARGIAPNLFTLNILINCCCGMGRITLALSVLAKIFRMDYQPDIITLNTLIKGLCLSGKVGKALHFHDTMLAQGFQFNEVTYGTLINGLCKTGQTSAAIQVLRKIPRHGIVPNVIMYSAIIDSLCKDTLVSDAFHLFSEMLAKGISPNVITYTSLIYGLCLAGQLKEAIYILNHMMRENTNPNVCTYSTLIDGFCKEGNIKDAKSVLAVMTKDCVKPDVVTYNSLIDGYCLVNEVNKAKFVFNTMAQRGVSLDVQSYNILINGFCKNRMVDDALNLLEEMRCKNLVPNTITFSILIDGLCKSGRISCASKLLVEMHDKGQLADIITYNSFLDALCKNHHVDKALVLFNMIKDQGIRPDICMYNILIDGLCKSGRLKNAREIFQDLSIEGYRPDVRTYTIMINGLCKEGLLHEALAFLSKMEDNGCLPNAVTYEIIIRALFEKGENDNAEKLLREMISRGLLQG; translated from the coding sequence ATGTTGTATGCAACAAGGTTTAGGTATTCTGTTCGTCAAATCCCTAATTTTGTTACACTCTCTACTCTCCCTCTTTCGTGTTCCTGTTCATGGACAAGCCTTCACTTTCATTCCGAGCCTCCATCCCTTCGTGAAGTTGACGATGCTGTTGATTCCTTCACTCGCATGCTCAGTATGCGTCGCCCTCCATCCATCATCCAATTCACCAAGATTTTGGGATCTCTTGCCAAGACCAACCATTTCCCCACCGCCATTTCCCTTTTTCAGCAATTGCAAGCCAGGGGAATCGCTCCCAATTTATTTACTTTGAATATCCTAATCAATTGTTGCTGCGGCATGGGTCGGATCACTCTCGCTCTCTCTGTGTTGGCCAAGATTTTCAGGATGGATTATCAACCTGATATCATAACATTGAATACACTCATTAAAGGTCTCTGTCTCAGTGGTAAGGTTGGAAAAGCACTACACTTTCATGACACAATGCTGGCTCAAGGATTTCAGTTTAATGAAGTCACCTATGGGACGTTGATTAATGGGCTCTGTAAGACCGGACAAACATCAGCTGCTATTCAAGTGTTGAGAAAGATCCCACGGCATGGGATTGTTCCTAATGTCATCATGTACAGCGCAATTATTGATAGCTTGTGCAAGGATACACTTGTAAGTGATGCTTTCCATTTATTCTCTGAAATGCTTGCTAAGGGAATTTCTCCCAATGTTATCACTTACACTTCTCTGATTTATGGATTGTGCCTTGCTGGTCAACTTAAGGAAGCCATTTATATACTAAATCATATGATGCGGGAAAACACTAATCCAAATGTTTGTACCTATAGTACTTTGATTGATGGGTTTTGCAAGGAAGGAAATATCAAAGATGCTAAGAGTGTGTTGGCTGTAATGACAAAAGATTGTGTGAAACCAGATGTGGTTACTTATAATAGCTTAATAGATGGCTATTGTTTGGTTAATGAGGTAAATAAGGCAAAATTTGTATTCAACACAATGGCCCAAAGAGGAGTGTCACTTGATGTTCAAAGTTATAATATCTTGATTAATGGTTTTTGCAAAAATAGAATGGTCGATGACGCCTTGAATCTTCTTGAAGAAATGCGTTGCAAGAACTTGGTTCCAAATACTATAACATTTAGTATTCTTATTGATGGCTTATGCAAATCAGGGAGAATATCTTGTGCTTCCAAGCTTCTTGTTGAGATGCATGATAAAGGGCAACTTGCTGATATAATCACATACAATTCCTTTCTTGATGCTTTATGCAAAAACCATCATGTTGACAAAGCACTTGTTTTATTCAACATGATTAAAGATCAAGGCATTCGCCCAGATATATGTATGTACAACATACTTATAGATGGTTTGTGCAAAAGTGGAAGATTAAAAAATGCAAGAGAGATTTTTCAAGATCTTTCTATTGAAGGCTATCGTCCAGATGTGAGGACATACACTATTATGATCAATGGGCTTTGTAAAGAGGGCCTGCTTCACGAAGCATTGGCGTTCTTGTCAAAAATGGAAGACAATGGTTGCTTACCAAATGCTGTGACTTATGAAATAATCATTCGTGCTCTGTTTGAAAAAGGTGAAAATGATAACGCGGAGAAACTTCTTCGTGAAATGATATCTAGAGGCCTATTGCAAGGATAA
- the LOC130981441 gene encoding uncharacterized protein LOC130981441 codes for MEFSSREAVIKAMKDYTIRRGVDYRVHESEPTTFYAKCTQYDAGCDWLIRVSKMSRKFCWEIRRYNGSHTCTRATISQDHSKLDSNTVAEAIKPLVEVDPSIRVKSVIAEVQSKFNYTISYRKAWLAKQKAVESIFGGWEASYEALPIWFEAMCHKEPSVVVHFQTMPAYQGDDLVPNIRVLHRVFSSYYPCIRAFRHCKPIVQVDGTHLYGKYKGCLLVAVSQDGNNNIVLIAFAIVEGETSDAWHFFLSNLRQHVVRCDGVGLISDRHDSIRSAVDRSDGAWSPPRAFHMFCIRHIESNFLRKFKAPYLQKLIVNIGYSRTIREYETRYQRLRERGEAYTNWLDRIPHEQYALAFDGGYQWGHMTTNLVECINSVLKGARNLPVSALVKATFYRLNELFTRKRAEAEARINAGHVFSELVTSKLQANQRAAGNIQVSCFDRQNEVFEVRECPSGVEYAVDLRQQRCDCGEFQVDRLPCRHVFACCANQRLNWQLYVHDVYKMDQVRRVYRVRFKPLGNPTTWPVYHGPRFVGNPFLRRVSKGRPRMTRFLNEMDTRMLRRPRRCKQCGAEGHSRSRCRQGGGENNPGAN; via the exons ATGGAATTCAGTTCTAGGGAGGCAGTAATTAAGGCGATGAAAGATTATACAATCCGCAGAGGTGTAGATTATCGGGTGCATGAGTCAGAACCCACGACATTTTATGCTAAATGCACCCAGTATGACGCAGGATGTGATTGGCTGATCAGGGTGAGCAAGATGTCCAGAAAGTTCTGTTGGGAGATAAGGAGGTACAATGGTAGTCACACCTGTACTAGGGCCACCATTTCTCAAGATCATTCGAAACTGGATTCCAACACAGTTGCAGAAGCAATAAAGCCATTGGTAGAGGTTGACCCGTCTATTAGGGTGAAATCAGTGATTGCGGAAGTACAGTCAAAGTTTAACTACACCATTAGTTATCGCAAAGCATGGTTGGCAAAGCAAAAGGCAGTGGAGTCAATTTTCGGAGGATGGGAAGCTTCGTACGAAGCCTTGCCGATATGGTTTGAGGCTATGTGTCACAAGGAGCCATCCGTAGTTGTTCATTTCCAAACAATGCCTGCGTATCAGGGAGATGACTTGGTTCCTAATATTCGTGTACTTCACCGAGTCTTCTCGAGTTATTACCCTTGTATTAGAGCCTTCAGACATTGCAAGCCAATAGTGCAGGTAGACGGAACTCATTTGTATGGAAAATACAAGGGTTGTTTGTTGGTTGCAGTATCACAGGATGGCAACAACAATATCGTGCTGATTGCATTTGCGATAGTTGAGGGAGAGACATCTGATGCCTGGCACTTTTTCCTGAGTAACTTGCGACAGCATGTTGTGAGATGTGATGGGGTGGGCCTTATTTCCGATCGGCACGATTCCATTAGGTCTGCTGTTGATCGTAGTGACGGAGCTTGGTCTCCTCCCAGAGCATTCCATATGTTCTGCATCAGACATATAGAGTCCAACTTTCTGAGAAAATTCAAGGCTCCGTATTTGCAGAAGCTTATCGTCAACATAG GTTACTCGCGAACAATTCGCGAGTACGAGACGCGTTATCAGCGTTTGCGTGAGCGGGGTGAGGCTTATACCAACTGGTTGGATCGCATACCGCATGAGCAGTATGCTTTAGCATTTGATGGGGGATATCAATGGGGTCATATGACAACCAATCTTGTGGAATGCATCAACTCCGTACTGAAAGGGGCTCGCAATCTTCCAGTCAGTGCACTTGTGAAGGCAACGTTTTACAGGCTTAATGAATTATTCACCCGGAAAAGAGCCGAGGCTGAGGCTAGAATTAATGCAGGACATGTGTTCTCTGAGCTTGTAACCTCCAAACTGCAAGCAAATCAGCGGGCAGCTGGTAACATTCAAGTTAGTTGCTTTGACCGACAAAATGAGGTATTCGAAGTGCGTGAGTGTCCTAGTGGTGTGGAGTATGCAGTGGATCTCCGTCAACAAAGGTGTGACTGTGGTGAGTTCCAAGTTGACCGACTTCCGTGTCGACATGTGTTTGCTTGTTGTGCAAACCAACGTCTGAATTGGCAACTGTATGTACATGATGTTTACAAGATGGACCAGGTTCGACGAGTATACAGGGTTAGGTTTAAGCCACTTGGGAATCCAACAACATGGCCTGTTTATCATGGACCTCGATTCGTTGGTAATCCATTCCTTAGACGGGTATCCAAAGGTCGGCCAAGGATGACTCGTttcttgaatgagatggacacTCGGATGTTGCGTCGTCCTAGGAGATGTAAGCAATGCGGGGCCGAGGGCCACAGCCGTAGTAGATGTCGTCAAGGTGGTGGTGAAAATAATCCGGGTGCGAATTAG